From Carnobacterium alterfunditum DSM 5972:
TCAGGTGGTAAACGATGAATTTCATCTAAGAATAAAATACCTCCATCACATAATTCTACAAGACCTTTTTTATCTTCTGTTGCTCCTGTAAATGCTCCTTTCACATATCCAAAAAGTTGAGAAAGCAGTAGTTGGGGATTTTCTGCATAATCTGCACAGTTAAATATTTCAAAACGAACATTTTCTTTAAAATTTTTTGTCGTTTTACTATATTCATACATTTTTTGTGCAACAAAACTTTTTCCGGAACCAGATGGACCAACAATAAGGGTGTGCAACCCCATTGGAGGATAAAGAATAGATGCTTTGGCTTGATTGATTTGTGTTTTCAGGCTATCATTCGATCCAATCAGATCTTCAAATGGATCAACTTCTTCTTTTGGTTTAAGTACTTCAGGAACAAATAGTTTCTCTTGCACATCTTTTCGATATTTGTTTACTGAAGACCGCGCGATAATGAAACCGTATGCATTTAGTTTTTCAGTTAATTTTCTTTCAGATATTTTGGGTTGTTTTGTTAAAATATTAACGATTTCGTATTCTATTAATTTTTTTCGTCTAGTTCTCGAATCTGGAATACTTGCTTCAATTCTCAATTTTGTTATATTTTCTCTAAAAGTATTTAATAATTCAGCAAGCTCAATATCAGTGTGAGGGTTTCTAGAATCTTCATTTTCTATTATATTCTTCAAGTTATTTATCATTATTGTAATCTCCCTTTTTTACATAGATTACCTTATTATACAATAATGAGGTATAGATATAATTTTTTTTGAATAATAAGCAGTATTATAGTTAACCTCGTAATAAATTTTAGCATTGCTAAAGTGATTACAATTAGCTATTTGATCTGTTTAACTTAACAAATCTTAGGTAAATATTATTATTAAAATATTCGCGAAATCATAATCAATTTTTCAAAATCGAAAAAAACAAATTTCCTTAAAAAGAAGCTCATCTGTTTTATGGACTATTCTATTCTTTACTAAAGCAAACTTTTCAGGGAAATTACTCAGTATCATTATCTTGGCTTTCTAATAGACTGTTTAAAAATATTTTTACTCTTCTTCATTATCAAAATTCGTTTTATTAGGGTTATTGATCAAATGAGTAGCGAGCTGAGGTTCTATTTGACTAATACCACAGGGGTATTGATCAAATGAGCAGCGAGCTAAGGTTCTGTTTGACTCATACCATGCGAGTATTGATCAAACGAGTAGCGAGCTAGGGTCCCATTTGACTAATATTACTACAGGGATTGTTTAAATGTAGGATTTTCCCCGAAATAGTCTACTTATTCATCAAGTTAGAGTTATTTAATGTGAAAAAAACATCATCTATTAAATTGTTCATCCGAAATTTATATATTTTAAATAGTAGCAAAATGCTCTAAGGTACGCACTCTGGTAGATACCAACTCATATTCATTACCATACCAAGCAAGCTATTTTAACTATGTAAAATAAAATGTTACTATAAATTTAGGTTATATAGATTCAGATTTATACTTTTTTTGCTAGCTAGTTATACAATTTAAGGAGGAGATAATATGAAAAGTTACATTCGTTTCGGGTTAATGATTTTAACCTCTACCGTTATAATGTATTTTTTGATGTTCTTCAATATTTTTGAACTATCTCATTTTACTTTTAGTGAGACTCGTATTTATATGTCTATTATGATGGGATCTGTTATGGCCATTATCATGCTGCTCTTTATGTGGAAAATGTACCAAAAGAAAAAATTGAATTACCTCATTTTAGGCATTTCTATCCTTACATTTGGCACCTCACTTTGGTTGGTAAGAAGTCAAGCAACAGTTGACGATACTTCTTGGATGAAATCGATGATCCCTCATCACTCCAGCGCTATTCTAACCAGTGAAAAAGCTGATATATCTGATCCTCGTGTTCAAGAGCTTAGAGATGCGATCATTAAAGCACAAGAAGTAGAAATTGCAGAAATGAAAAAGCTAATTGAAGATATTGAGGTAAATGGTGAAATAGATTAACTTTCTGATTAATCTATTTTTGATACTATTATTATTCAAAATAAAACTATATAAATATACTATTCAGCCTATTAGAAAGTCTGCGGGAGCAACGTGCTCCTACAGACTTTTTTGTATTTATACAATCATTCCAAATTTACTCGTCAAAAGCACTATCTTTTTTCTACTTTTGTGACTTTGGTAATAATCGTTATTGCTGTGATTAGCGTTAACTATTTTTGCTATTCCCACTATTCCGAGCCAATTGTATAATTCTCTTATGTAACGCCGTAGATTCTTATAATCCTATTCATGTCTTTAAGCCCTCATATCTCAATCGATTTGGCAGACTATCTGATTTGACCAACCACTCCTTTTTCAAGGATCGTTAGACTAGATAAGAATAGGATAAATAGCACAAAGTCTCCTCTTTAAAACACATACCCCTGAAGGTAAAAATGTACTTTTTTAATTTTTCGGCTAATTCACTTGTTGTAACAGCACTTTCATTTCATCTTTAAAACGCTTGACTAGCATACCCTTGTAGGGTATGTTTGTATTGTGAAAAATAAAGCAATTTCAAAGGAGAATTCCCCATGGTACAAAAAATACTTATTATCGGCGGTGTAGCTGGTGGCGCAACTGCGGCTACTAGACTTCGTCGTTTAAACGAAGAAGACAACATTATTTTATTTGAAAAAGGTGAATACATTTCATTTGCCAATTGTGGCCTTCCTTATCATATCGGAGGAGAAATTAAAGAACGTGATAATTTACTATTACAGACTGTTGAAGGAATGGAACAGCAATATGCACTAGATATTCGTAATTTTTCTGAAGTAACAACGATTGATCCAATAAAAAATGAAATCAGCGTTTTGAATCACCAAACAGGCGAAACATATACAGAATCTTTTGACAAACTAATCATTTCAACTGGTGCAAAAGCAATTACACCACCTATTCCAGGTATGGAAGCTGCTAAAAACATCTTTTCGTTACGAAATATTCCGGATATGGATCTTATCAAAGAATATATTGCTAAGCACGACATCCAAACTGCAACCATCATTGGTGGTGGCTTCATCGGATTAGAAATGATGGAAAATCTTAAAGTCTTGGACCTTAATGTTCAATTAGTAGAAATGGCACCTCAAGTTATGCCAAATATAGACTTTGAAATGGCTCAACAATTACACACTCAAATCAACATGCACGGTGTTAATTTGTTACTAAATGACGGTTTGAAAGAATTCAAAGATAATGGAAAAAAACTATTATTGACGAGTGGCAAAGTGCTGGAAACAGATCTAACTATTTTATCGATTGGTGTGACTCCTGAAAACACTCTTGCTAAGGAATGTGGCATCGAACTTGGTTTCAAAAATGCAATCAAAGTAAACGATCAACTTCAAACAAATTACCCAGATATCTTCGCAATCGGAGATGTTATCGAAGTCAAAGATTTTGTAGATCAATCTCCTACAAATATCCCTCTTGCATGGCCTGCTAACCGTCAAGGACGTTTAGTTGCAGATATCATCAATGGGATTCCTGCAATGTACCCAGGAACACAAGGAGCTTCTGTTGCAAAAATTTTCGAATTAACAGCTGCTTCTACCGGAAACAGTGAACGGATGCTTAAAAACAAAGGTATTGATTTCCAAGTGATCCATATCCACCCAAATTCACATGCTGGTTATTATCCTGGTGCTAGCCCTATTCATCTAAAATTACTTTTTGGAAATGATGGTAAAATTTTAGGTGCTCAAGGTGTTGGGACAAAAGGCGTTGAAAAACGGATCGATGTTATTTCAACAGCTATGAAATTTGGCGGAACGGCTGATCAACTAGCTGGTCTAGAGCTAGCATACGCTCCTCCTTATTCAAGTGCAAAAGATCCTGTTAATATGTTGGGGTATACGGCTGATAATATGATGAACCAAAAAGTCAAAACGATCCAATGGCACGAAGTCGATGCTTTATTAGATCAAAATGCTTACTTTCTAGACATTAGAGAAGACTTTGAACTTGCAACAGGTTCATTGCCAAATAGTACAGTGATTCCATTAAATCAATTACGAAATCGACTAGACGAATTGCCAAAAGATAAAACAATCTACGTTTATTGTCAAGTTGGTTTACGTGGCTATAATGCTTCAAGAATCTTGATGCATCATGGTTTTGATGTAAAAAATCTTGATGGTGGTTATAAGACGTACAAATTAGCAACTTATGTAATGAAAAATAAACCTTTTAAACTAGCACCTAAACAACAAGTTAGTGCTTCAACCATCGATAGTTCTTTAAAAACAATTGAAGTAGATGCTTGTGGATTGCAATGTCCCGGACCTATTTTAAAAGTAAAAGAGCATATGGATCAAATGACTGATGGACAGAAAATGGTTGTTCAAGCCAGTGATTTTGGTTTTAGTGCTGATATTGAATCTTGGGCTAAAAGTACAGGAAATACCGTACTGACAAATGAGATCAAAGGCGATAACGTTGTAGCTACCATAGCTAAAGGAAACAGCTTACAAGCAAATGTTGCTTCTCTTCCTCAAGACGGTTTATTGAGAGAAACAAAAAATGGCGCAACAATGGTTGTCTTTAGTGGCGACATGGATAAAGCTTTAGCATCAATGATCATTGCTTTAGGCGCAGCAGCAATGGGTAAACAGGTCACGATCTTCTTTACTTTCTGGGGATTAGGCGTTTTGAAAAAACAAAAAGTAAAAAAACAAGGTTTAGCAAAATTATTCGACATCATGCTTCCTAATAATGCAGAAAGTTTGCCTATTTCTTCTATGAATATGGGTGGAGCTGGCGCTAAAATGATCAAGTCAGTCATGAAACAAAAGAATGTAGATCCTTTACCAGTCATGATTGAAAAAGCTAATAAAATTGGCGTTAAATTTATTGCTTGTACCATGAGTATGGATATTATGGGAATCGAAAGAGAAGAACTATTTGATTTTGTTGAATTTGGCGGCGTCGCAGCTTACCTGGGTGATAGTGAAGATTCTAACTTGAATTTGTTTATCTAATACTATTTGCCAATTCTATTTAAAAAGGTATAATGTAAACGACTTTTAGAAAGAAGGTATACGATGAATACTGATACTAAACAAGCTGAGCAAAAGAAAATCATTCATCGTTTAAGACGAACTGAGGGCCAGATTCGTGGTGTTCAAAAAATGATCGATGAAGATAAAGAATGCATTGATATCATTACCCAATTAAGTGCTGTTCGCTCTAGCATTGATCGTGTAATGGGAATGATCGTTGCTGACAATTTGAAAGACTGTTTTGAAAATCCCCAAACGGATGCTCTAGACCAAGCTGGAAAAATTGATCAGGCTATTGCGATGATCATAAAGAAATAACTGAACAGAATATCAAAAAAGCTGATTCCATTTTTATTGGAGTCAGCCTTTTTTGTATATTTCTCGAAATATTTTATATTTAAAGCATTTGATGGAAACCTTCATAGTACAGTAGGAATCGGTTCGATCAACAACATTTGGTGATTTATGTCATAGTAAGTAACTTGGTTTAATACTAAATCACTTGTCCAAAGAGAAACACCAGCTTTTCCAGCTAGTTCACAAAAGGTTTCAAAATCAAACGCTCCAAATCGAGCTTTTTTCACAGCCTCTTTGATAGCCTCATGATCACTTTGTTCAGCAACTTGTTTGGATTTCCCGTTCAATGGTAAGTCGATTGAACTTTCATCATCGAAATAACGATGTATTCCTTCAGCAACTAAATAATCATACCGTTTAACGCCTATTTTTTTGAATTCTTGCATCAATTGAGCAAATTCACCAGTATTCTTTTCTGCATAAACAGCCTTTTCAATCTCTTGTTTATCTAAACTCATAATTATTCCTCCTTTTTATGAATGGCTATTTGGCTGCACTGCATCCACTTTCGGATGATCAACTTCAACAGTACTCTTTTCTTGGTAGTTTATGCCCCAATCCTCCATCGCATCCAAAACAGGCTTTAAACTTTCACCTAATTCGGTCAACGTATATTCAACGCGCGGGGGGACTTCCGCAAAAATTTCGCGGTCAACTAATCCATCTTCCTCCATAGAACGCAAATGTGAGGTTAACACTTTTGGTGAAACAGTCCCAATTGCTTTTCTTAATTCACCAAATCGTTTAGTCCCATCTAATAGCTTCTCTTAATATCAAAATTTTCCAGCGATCATTTATCAATAAAAGTGTCGTCTCTACTGGACAACCCACTAATTTATTGCGCATAGAAACCCCGTCCTTTCACGATAGTTACTTTTTAGTTACTATGTTACTCATAAGTACTTACTTTACATAAGTTACTTAGAGTCCTATTATAGTATTAGAACTTAAAGGAAACAAGCGTTTTAAAAAAACTAAAAATAGAAAGGTTGATACTACATGAATTACTTATTGACCGGTGCCACAGGAGAACTAGGCACTCATGCCTTACATTACTTGAAAGAACAAGTTGGAACGGATGAAATCGCAGCTCTAGCGCGAACAGAAGAACAAGCCGCTAAACTACGTGAACAGGGTATTGATGTTCGTGTTGCGGACTTTAGCGACTATGCAAGTTTACTTGAGGCCTTTGATGGGATCGATCGCATGTTGTTTGTTTCCTCACAACCAGGTGGTGCGGTTTCGCGTGGTGAACAACACAAAAATGTAGTCCAAGCTGCTAAAGAAAAAAACGTTTCATTTATTGCTTATACTAGTTTCCCTAAGGGCGCGGACTCAGCTAGCCCGTTAGCCCAAGATCATATTTTAACAGAAAAAATGATCTCTGATTCTCATATTCCCCACACTTTTTTACGCAACAATTGGTATATAGAAAATGAAGCAGATACATTACATGCAGCAGCGGAAGGCCATCCTTTCGCGTACTCTGCTGGAGAAGGCAAAGTTGGTTGGGCATTAAAGCGTGAATTTGCCGAAGCGGCTGTAAATGTCTTAACTGGAAAAATAACTGCACCAGAAATACTAGAGTTATCAGGCACCCCCATTACTTATACAGAATTAGCAGCGGCCCTTAAAACTGCTAGTGGTAGAGAATTTGAAGTTGTCGCTATGAATGACGCAGATTACAAAGCTTCATTGATCAAAAATGGCGTTCCAGAGTCGATCGTTGGTTTTATTTTGATGATTCAAAATGATATTCGTAATGGTGAACTAGCTGTCATTTCGGATGATTTTGAAAAAGTATTAGGTAGGCCATTAACGCCTATGGTTGAGGCTTTAAAAGAGTTTTTGCAAAACTAAGCTAACAAAAAACAGAAAAAAGAACCTATTACAGGTTCTTTTTTCTGTTTTTATATTTAATTCGCTTCATAATTGTGTATTACGACTCTTTAACGAGTGCTTTATACTCGTTGATGATTTGGATACCTGCACTCGTTCCTAGTCGCTCTGCTCCAGCTTCCACCATTGCTTTAGCTGTTGCAAAATCACGTATGCCCCCTGCTGCTTTCACCTTAACGTCTGCTCCAACGGTCTCTTTCATTAATCTTACATCTTCGATCATAGCCCCACCAGTACCAAAACCAGTCGATGTTTTCACAAAATTCGGTTTGACTCTTTTAGCAATTTCACAGACAGCAATCTTTTCTTCATCTGTCAGATAACAGTTTTCTAAGATCACTTTACTTAAAATATTGTTTGCTTGACAGACACTTACGATTCCAGTCATTTCCTGTTCAATATATGCTAAGTTCCCATTTTTTAGTTCACCAATATTGATCACATAATCGATTTCATCAGCCCCATTTTTGATTGCATCCGTGGCTTCAAAAACTTTCGTAGCAATTGTGGTCTGGCCGAGTGGAAAACCAATTGCTGCTCCAACATGAACGGAACTTTCTTTTAATAACTCTTTACAGAAAGCAACAGGCGCTGAATTGATGGCTACCATTTTAAACCCATATTCATCAGCTTCTTGACACACTTTTTCAAACGCTGCTTTCTTTGCATCTGCTTTTAACAAAGTATGGTCTACCATATTTGCTAGTTCTGCTACACTTAATTGGAATGTCATTTTTTCTTCCTCCTCTAATTGAATCCGATTTCATTTTACCACAATTAAGGTCCTTGTATAGCTGACCCTAGAATAAAAGAAGCCCTTCTTCCTAAATTATGAAACTTCTAATTTTCACTATTTTAGGTGAATAGTCTATCCGCATCATGATACACTGAACATAATGTTCAGAATACCTCAATTTATTTAGCAGCGAGAAGAACATGAGAACCTTAATGACTGAGTAATGACTTATTTCAATCATTTTCATATATAATCTAATTATCACATACTATAGGAGGTTTTTTTATGTTAACAATAGCTTATATCGGTAATGGAAAAAGTACGAATCGCTATCACTTACCTTTTTCACAAAAATCAGAAAACATTAACGTGAAGACTATTTATTCTCGTGATGCAGCTAGTCCTTGGGATAAAGTTCCTGGAATCCATTACACAACGAATTTAGAAGATATCTGGAATGATCCAGAAATTCAATTAGTTGCGATTTGCCTCCCAAGCTCATTACATTTTGAATTCGCAAAATTAGCCTTAGAAAAAGGAAAAAACACACTAGTTGAAAAACCTTTTACTGAAACAGCTCAAGAAGCAAGGGAACTATTTGAGTTAGCAAAATCAAAAAATTTACTTGTTCAATGTTACCAAAACAGACGCTATGATTCAGATTTTTTAACCGCTCAAAAAGTTATTGACAGTGGCCTTATTGGTGAATTACTGGAAGTTGAAATGCATTATGATTATTTTAGACCAGAAGTTCCAGAAAATTCTAAAGAGTTTTCGGCTGCTTCAAGTTATTTGTATGGGCATGGATGCCATACCATTGATCAAGTTCTTTCCTACTTTGGAGAACCAGATTCTATTCATTATGATGTGAGACAGTTATTAGGTCCTGATCGAATGAATGATTATTTCGATTTGGATTTTTATTATTCAAAAACGAAAGTTTCGGTTAAATCGAGTTATTTCAGAATCAAATCACGTCCAAGTTTTGTCTTATATGGTAAAAAAGGGATGTTTACCAAGCAAGAGAAGGACAGACAAGAAGAACACCTAAAACTATTCTATATGCCCACTAACCCGGATTTTGGCATCGATACGCCTGATCATTATGGTACGTTGACCTATGTAGATGATAATGGTCTCTATCACGAAGAAAAAGTCGTTTCAGAAATTGGGGATTACAGCCATGTTTATGAAGGCTTACATGAATCAATTGTAAATGGAGCAGATAAGCTAGTGAAAGATGAAGAAACCATTCGCCAACTAGAAATACTCGAAGAAGGTATTCAAAAAATAAATAACTAATTTATGTTATTGGTTAAAAATACGAATTACTCAATCAAGAAAGAAGGTTTACCATGAAACTTGCGATTATAGGTTCAGGAATGATAGTG
This genomic window contains:
- a CDS encoding DUF305 domain-containing protein codes for the protein MKSYIRFGLMILTSTVIMYFLMFFNIFELSHFTFSETRIYMSIMMGSVMAIIMLLFMWKMYQKKKLNYLILGISILTFGTSLWLVRSQATVDDTSWMKSMIPHHSSAILTSEKADISDPRVQELRDAIIKAQEVEIAEMKKLIEDIEVNGEID
- a CDS encoding FAD-dependent oxidoreductase, which produces MVQKILIIGGVAGGATAATRLRRLNEEDNIILFEKGEYISFANCGLPYHIGGEIKERDNLLLQTVEGMEQQYALDIRNFSEVTTIDPIKNEISVLNHQTGETYTESFDKLIISTGAKAITPPIPGMEAAKNIFSLRNIPDMDLIKEYIAKHDIQTATIIGGGFIGLEMMENLKVLDLNVQLVEMAPQVMPNIDFEMAQQLHTQINMHGVNLLLNDGLKEFKDNGKKLLLTSGKVLETDLTILSIGVTPENTLAKECGIELGFKNAIKVNDQLQTNYPDIFAIGDVIEVKDFVDQSPTNIPLAWPANRQGRLVADIINGIPAMYPGTQGASVAKIFELTAASTGNSERMLKNKGIDFQVIHIHPNSHAGYYPGASPIHLKLLFGNDGKILGAQGVGTKGVEKRIDVISTAMKFGGTADQLAGLELAYAPPYSSAKDPVNMLGYTADNMMNQKVKTIQWHEVDALLDQNAYFLDIREDFELATGSLPNSTVIPLNQLRNRLDELPKDKTIYVYCQVGLRGYNASRILMHHGFDVKNLDGGYKTYKLATYVMKNKPFKLAPKQQVSASTIDSSLKTIEVDACGLQCPGPILKVKEHMDQMTDGQKMVVQASDFGFSADIESWAKSTGNTVLTNEIKGDNVVATIAKGNSLQANVASLPQDGLLRETKNGATMVVFSGDMDKALASMIIALGAAAMGKQVTIFFTFWGLGVLKKQKVKKQGLAKLFDIMLPNNAESLPISSMNMGGAGAKMIKSVMKQKNVDPLPVMIEKANKIGVKFIACTMSMDIMGIEREELFDFVEFGGVAAYLGDSEDSNLNLFI
- a CDS encoding metal-sensitive transcriptional regulator; the encoded protein is MNTDTKQAEQKKIIHRLRRTEGQIRGVQKMIDEDKECIDIITQLSAVRSSIDRVMGMIVADNLKDCFENPQTDALDQAGKIDQAIAMIIKK
- a CDS encoding DUF1398 family protein, coding for MSLDKQEIEKAVYAEKNTGEFAQLMQEFKKIGVKRYDYLVAEGIHRYFDDESSIDLPLNGKSKQVAEQSDHEAIKEAVKKARFGAFDFETFCELAGKAGVSLWTSDLVLNQVTYYDINHQMLLIEPIPTVL
- a CDS encoding SDR family oxidoreductase, giving the protein MNYLLTGATGELGTHALHYLKEQVGTDEIAALARTEEQAAKLREQGIDVRVADFSDYASLLEAFDGIDRMLFVSSQPGGAVSRGEQHKNVVQAAKEKNVSFIAYTSFPKGADSASPLAQDHILTEKMISDSHIPHTFLRNNWYIENEADTLHAAAEGHPFAYSAGEGKVGWALKREFAEAAVNVLTGKITAPEILELSGTPITYTELAAALKTASGREFEVVAMNDADYKASLIKNGVPESIVGFILMIQNDIRNGELAVISDDFEKVLGRPLTPMVEALKEFLQN
- the deoC gene encoding deoxyribose-phosphate aldolase, whose amino-acid sequence is MTFQLSVAELANMVDHTLLKADAKKAAFEKVCQEADEYGFKMVAINSAPVAFCKELLKESSVHVGAAIGFPLGQTTIATKVFEATDAIKNGADEIDYVINIGELKNGNLAYIEQEMTGIVSVCQANNILSKVILENCYLTDEEKIAVCEIAKRVKPNFVKTSTGFGTGGAMIEDVRLMKETVGADVKVKAAGGIRDFATAKAMVEAGAERLGTSAGIQIINEYKALVKES
- a CDS encoding Gfo/Idh/MocA family oxidoreductase: MLTIAYIGNGKSTNRYHLPFSQKSENINVKTIYSRDAASPWDKVPGIHYTTNLEDIWNDPEIQLVAICLPSSLHFEFAKLALEKGKNTLVEKPFTETAQEARELFELAKSKNLLVQCYQNRRYDSDFLTAQKVIDSGLIGELLEVEMHYDYFRPEVPENSKEFSAASSYLYGHGCHTIDQVLSYFGEPDSIHYDVRQLLGPDRMNDYFDLDFYYSKTKVSVKSSYFRIKSRPSFVLYGKKGMFTKQEKDRQEEHLKLFYMPTNPDFGIDTPDHYGTLTYVDDNGLYHEEKVVSEIGDYSHVYEGLHESIVNGADKLVKDEETIRQLEILEEGIQKINN